One window from the genome of Nomascus leucogenys isolate Asia chromosome 12, Asia_NLE_v1, whole genome shotgun sequence encodes:
- the CHI3L2 gene encoding chitinase-3-like protein 2 isoform X1: MGATTMDQKSLWAGVVVLLLLQGGSAYKLVCYFTNWSQDRQEPGKFTPENIDPFLCSHLIYSFASIENNKVIIKDKSEVMLYQTINSLKTKNPKLKILLSIGGYLFGSKGFHPMVDSSTSRLEFVNSVILFLRNHNFDGLDVSWIYPDQKGNTHFTVLISELAEAFQKDFTKSTKERLLLTAGVSAGRQMIDNSYQVEKLAKDLDFINLLSFDFHGSWEKPLITGHNSPLSKGWQDRGPSSYYNVEYAVGYWIRKGMPSEKVVMGIPTYGHSFTLASAETTVGAPASGPGAAGPITESSGFLAYYEICQFLKGAKITRLQDQQVPYAVKGNQWVGYDDVESMETKVQFLKNLNLGGAMIWSIDMDDFTGKSCNQGPYPLVQAVKRSLGSL; encoded by the exons ATGGGAGCAACCACCATGGACCAGAAGTCTCTCTGGGCAG GTGTAGTGGTCTTGCTGCTTCTCCAGGGAG GATCTGCCTACAAACTGGTTTGCTACTTTACCAACTGGTCCCAGGACCGGCAGGAACCAGGAAAATTCACCCCTGAGAATATTGACCCCTTCCTATGCTCTCATCTCATCTACTCATTTGCCAGCATTGAGAACAACAAGGTTATCATCAAGGACAAGAGTGAAGTGATGCTCTACCAGACCATCAACAGTCTCAAAACCAA GAATCCCAAACTGAAAATTCTCTTGTCCATTGGAGGGTACCTGTTTGGTTCCAAAGG GTTCCACCCCATGGTGGATTCTTCTACATCACGCTTGGAATTCGTTAACTCCGTAATCCTGTTTCTAAGGAACCATAACTTTGATGGGCTGGATGTAAGCTGGATCTACCCAGATCAGAAAGGAAACACTCATTTCACTGTGCTGATTAGT GAGTTAGCAGAAGCCTTTCAGAAGGACTTCACAAAATCCACCAAGGAAAGGCTTCTCTTGACTGCAGGCGTATCTGCAGGGAGGCAAATGATTGATAACAGCTATCAAGTTGAGAAACTGGCAAA AGATCTGGATTTCATCAACCTCCTGTCCTTTGACTTCCATGGGTCTTGGGAAAAGCCCCTTATCACTGGCCACAACAGCCCTCTGAGCAAGGGGTGGCAGGACAGAGGGCCAAGCTCCTATTACAATGTG GAATATGCTGTGGGGTACTGGATACGTAAGGGAATGCCCTCAGAGAAGGTGGTCATGGGCATCCCCACATATGGGCACTCCTTCACACTGGCCTCTGCAGAAACCACCGTGGGGGCCCCTGCCTCTGGCCCTGGAGCTGCTGGACCCATCACAGAGTCTTCAGGTTTCCTGGCCTATTATGAG ATCTGCCAGTTCCTGAAAGGAGCCAAGATCACGAGGCTCCAGGATCAGCAGGTTCCCTATGCAGTCAAGGGGAACCAGTGGGTGGGCTATGATGATGTGGAGAGTATGGAGACCAAG GTTCAGTTCTTGAAGAATTTAAACCTGGGAGGAGCCATGATCTGGTCTATTGACATGGATGACTTCACTGGCAAATCCTGCAACCAGGGCCCTTACCCTCTTGTCCAAGCAGTCAAGAGAAGCCTTGGCTCCCTGTGA
- the CHI3L2 gene encoding chitinase-3-like protein 2 isoform X2 codes for MCIPEAGQGYGSNHHGPEVSLGRCSGLAASPGRNPKLKILLSIGGYLFGSKGFHPMVDSSTSRLEFVNSVILFLRNHNFDGLDVSWIYPDQKGNTHFTVLISELAEAFQKDFTKSTKERLLLTAGVSAGRQMIDNSYQVEKLAKDLDFINLLSFDFHGSWEKPLITGHNSPLSKGWQDRGPSSYYNVEYAVGYWIRKGMPSEKVVMGIPTYGHSFTLASAETTVGAPASGPGAAGPITESSGFLAYYEICQFLKGAKITRLQDQQVPYAVKGNQWVGYDDVESMETKVQFLKNLNLGGAMIWSIDMDDFTGKSCNQGPYPLVQAVKRSLGSL; via the exons ATGTGCATCCCAGAAGCTGGCCAAGGATATGGGAGCAACCACCATGGACCAGAAGTCTCTCTGGGCAG GTGTAGTGGTCTTGCTGCTTCTCCAGGGAG GAATCCCAAACTGAAAATTCTCTTGTCCATTGGAGGGTACCTGTTTGGTTCCAAAGG GTTCCACCCCATGGTGGATTCTTCTACATCACGCTTGGAATTCGTTAACTCCGTAATCCTGTTTCTAAGGAACCATAACTTTGATGGGCTGGATGTAAGCTGGATCTACCCAGATCAGAAAGGAAACACTCATTTCACTGTGCTGATTAGT GAGTTAGCAGAAGCCTTTCAGAAGGACTTCACAAAATCCACCAAGGAAAGGCTTCTCTTGACTGCAGGCGTATCTGCAGGGAGGCAAATGATTGATAACAGCTATCAAGTTGAGAAACTGGCAAA AGATCTGGATTTCATCAACCTCCTGTCCTTTGACTTCCATGGGTCTTGGGAAAAGCCCCTTATCACTGGCCACAACAGCCCTCTGAGCAAGGGGTGGCAGGACAGAGGGCCAAGCTCCTATTACAATGTG GAATATGCTGTGGGGTACTGGATACGTAAGGGAATGCCCTCAGAGAAGGTGGTCATGGGCATCCCCACATATGGGCACTCCTTCACACTGGCCTCTGCAGAAACCACCGTGGGGGCCCCTGCCTCTGGCCCTGGAGCTGCTGGACCCATCACAGAGTCTTCAGGTTTCCTGGCCTATTATGAG ATCTGCCAGTTCCTGAAAGGAGCCAAGATCACGAGGCTCCAGGATCAGCAGGTTCCCTATGCAGTCAAGGGGAACCAGTGGGTGGGCTATGATGATGTGGAGAGTATGGAGACCAAG GTTCAGTTCTTGAAGAATTTAAACCTGGGAGGAGCCATGATCTGGTCTATTGACATGGATGACTTCACTGGCAAATCCTGCAACCAGGGCCCTTACCCTCTTGTCCAAGCAGTCAAGAGAAGCCTTGGCTCCCTGTGA